The Erigeron canadensis isolate Cc75 chromosome 1, C_canadensis_v1, whole genome shotgun sequence genome segment CAAAATGTCATAGTCCCATAAGGTGACATGCAGATCATAGATGTTAATCCAAATAGCAACCTCAGTAGGGATAGGCTTTTCAAACCAAGCATCTGATTGCCATTTCTTAAGCAAAATAGGGATGTCATTAAACAACCAGGGACCACTTTCAAAAACATGATTTAGACCATGTTCTGTCTTAAATTTAAGATAAAAGTACCCTTGATCATTCAGAATGACATCTTCCAGATCAAACCGTTTCCATAGCCTGTTTGCCAATAAAATATCCAACGAAAGTACATGACCATGCATCGGCTTGTTTATCTATCAAGTCATCAGGAATTATGGCACGTCTAGTGCCTGAATCAGTCACCGAGGGAGCAATAAAACGCAAAGTACCTTTATTCTTGATATTTTCAGCATCTTTAAAGATAGATGCATATGTTCTAGAAGTTTGAACCTTAGGGCTACTTGGCTGCTCGTTGACGTTATCTTGTTCCTCCGTCTCACTTTCAGAATCAGTCATATCAACATGAAAGGTCTCCGTCCCTGGATTGAATGAAACTTTTTTCCCACCCGAACTCCCAGAATTGGCAGGTGAAGGTGAGAATCTCCCCATAGCATCCAAACCAGTAGCGACGGGCGGACAACTCGGCAACGGAGATAGACCCTGTGGTGGAGAGCTAAACACCTCGGCGGGTGGCGGAGAACCACATGGCGGTTGCTGATGATCAGACGGCGGCTCAGTGGTGGTTTGCGGCAGCTCATGGGTGTTATTAGGGTTTTCCATCCCGTTAGGGGCTGGATCGATTCTGATGAAATATAGGTGGATCTAAGGTTATATTTCGATTGAAGGGAATCAGGAACAACCGATTGAGAAGATTCATCAAGTAAACCTTCATCAATCTTCGAAATTGGATCCGGCGCCTTTGCTTTATTTGGATCTTTTTTTGTAGAATTTTTCCGTGATTTTGGCATGGAATGATCGgttttcagattgtgattgaaagGGATTAACAATTTCTAGTTTTGAGTtggttaataaaattttaagttagaaaaaaataCTACATATTTTGTAATTGTTTGTGAGCATAATAATGTATTATGGATCAGCTATATATTGGTATGTGTATTCCACCATTTTTTTTATGGTACGCCACTGAACATACTTCATACTGTACAACACTTTAATGCATATTTGGTGATGTACACTTAAAATTTGGTGGTGCACAGATCAATACTTATGTTTTGTCTTTAACAAGTTATACGAGCGTAACAACTGTTgttggaaaattaaaaaaaaaaaacgcctGTTAAACATAACCAGCACAACCACAACCAAAAATATTTGGACAGCATAACATGTCAAACAGATAGATTACCAGTAAAAGTTACATTCTTTTTAAGATCTTAATTCCAGCATGGTGAAAATACATAAGTATTAGGTAACCCTTATATATGGTATACTAATTTCTAGTTTTGAGTTTTTGTAGAAGATAACAATGTTCAATAACCAGTAAACCGGTTAAGACAGCTAAAGATAAAGTGGGTCTTCCATAAATCTGAGTCTTTAGTCGTCTCCAGGGCCTGAAACTTTCTGGGTATTTCTTTAAGATATCAGCCCATGTGCTCTGCCCCTGGGATACGTCCGTCACCACTGCTACTACCTCCTCCACATTCAAACGGATTTGATCTTTACTATCCCTCTCACGAATTGTCACTGACGAAGTCGAATCTACAGTAATAGCAAATGGCACACCAAGTTCATCTGCTCTTGCATATTTTTTCCCTATTGATGTACCTATAAACATCAATGGACATAAGAATTAGCCAAGttgataaattagaaaaaaaaacgtTATATTCTTGAGCCAAAATGAGGCAAGTTTAATATGAAGAGAAttcttaaaacatttttttcatgtttcaaaCTAGTTCATGCAATTTCTACAACAACTGGACGTGGAAGGTTTTTAATCATAGTACAATTTCTAAAATTACGATTTAAAAAAGTTTTGTGGATTGGAAAACACTTTAACATCTGTTTACTCGTTTATTTCCTAGCTTATTTTGTTTACCCCTTTGTCTACTTGAGATGAAATATAACCAGAAAGAATTGACCGGTTCATGAGTAGAaggatcaaaaatattatcaccAAAATGAGGACATCGACATACCCGTGGTATCTTTCTCGTTAAAAATTCCGGCTGCAGTCAGAGAAGTGGAAATCTGTTCAGCAACTTCCTCGTATTTCTGATTCTGGACCAATGGGAAGACACTACATTTGATCGGTGCCACAAGAGGGGGGAACCGGAAAACATTTAATAGTTCATAGCCATCTTTGCTTGGTCTCGTGTAGAAGCAATGTTCAAAGAGACAATAGATAATCCGACCAATGCCAAAGGAAGGTTCAATTACAGAAGGTGTAAAAACTCTATGGTGCTCTTTCTTGATTTCCTTTGTTATTGAaaccatgtttttctttatagTAACAGTCTTTTGGAGAGTGGAAACTTGAAATTCAACCTCCCCTTTGGATTCTAATGCAGCCTTCATTGCCATGGCCTCATGCTCATTCATCGTctacaaaaagaaataaacagAAATTAAATTTCTATGTTTGCTAAATGAGATTTGGGGTATCAGTCTGTATGCTAAGTCTATACAAAATGCAAAATGAGACTTGTGCTACACTAACTCCATACAACCTTTTAATTTTACGATGTTACCAAATGCTACAGCTACATATTTCAAGAGTTAAGGGTTAAAGTTGTAATTTAAACCTTATTTATGTGACAGAAATTTAAGTTGTAACAGACCAACAGTTACCCAAAGCCAACTCAAGTATTAGAAACCTCCTAAATCGCTTTATTTAAATAAACTGGACCATTATTTTTAGTGCAGTTGTTGTAATCATGTGCAATATACGAGTAATTACTTTTAACTTTATACAAAAAGCAACAAACAGACCAAAACTGTGGGTTGGTCAATCTGACCCATTTCGAATGCCTATTCAACCAGCCCCGCCCTTATTGCCTCCAACACAAGCGACATTTTCAGGACCATATAATTCTTTGTCGTCGTAATTGATGGTAAATATTTGCTATCTGTATTTCAAGCAATTAGAATATAAACTTCCATATGGTATTTACGGAAAAGTTTACTCTTTTACAATTAACAAATATAGCTTATCATAAACAGGCAAAGGTCAAGGACCTAAAAAATATTGGGGATGTAAAACCAACTTTCAGTCAACAATTTACAAACTCAATGAAAAAACCAGATCAAAGCCCTGCGCATTGCAGGATTCGccggggaaaaaaaaaagccaaaaaaaataattgatgaatACCAGCTAATTGACAGTTAGAGGCAGAGAAAGCCCTCTTATAATATGCAAGTAAATGGCCAAGTCAGAGAAGaactaaaagtttaaaatatagGAGAAGAAACAGCGCTAAGGTAATAGTATGCTATGTTAAACGTATTAACAGGTGCTCATAAGCATCTAGCTTCCGCTACAAAATCAATTATTATAAGGGTAGTATATATAATTCCGTATAAGAATCCAAAAGTTACCGTTTACATGGTATGAagggagtaaatgaaaaataacacagaaggCATCATAAAGAAGCAAATCAAATGTGATTGATCTTTCAGGTGACATTAAGACTGATTTTGTTACAGGATAAGAGTGTGTATTGGCTTACTTCCAGTGCTTCAAGCACCATCTTTTGGTTACCCTTGAATGCAAGCCCGAGTTCCTTCTTAACGGGAGTTATAGTTAATTTCTGTAAATACACTAAATATTAGCAGCATGCCCtcaatttaatgaaataaaaaaacaacttcATAAGTAGAGCAGTTACCTCCACTTCTTTAGGTTCTGCAAATTTCTCTCGAGCTACAAGAGCAATGCCACTTTTATCCTATGAAGAACAtgcatttaaaactttattaaatcAAGTGTTTAAATTAAATGAAGTTTAAATATAAATCACCATAGCTCATTTGCAATATGCTAGATGAAGTCCATGACGTGTATTAATAAACACTTACCGAGTGTACACGCAGGTCATATGTAGACCTATCAGCAATCCCAACACACTCAATCCAACCATAAGAACACTTGATTTCGGCATCCCAACAATCTTCGGCATAATGAGCCATCTCATTTGAAAGATGCTGCCTGAACCGCAACCGTTCTTCATCTATACCCAGCCTTgtcaaaaacaaatatactCTGCCGATGAAATAAGCAAGTGTTTGATTATTGACAATCCCCTGGAGAAAACAATCTGTTAGCTACATAAAGAGTATACTAGtactaataaagtaataataatatgtgaAGATAAGATATAAAATCTAAATTAACCTTGGAAACAGCTTCACCAAGACAAAGTCTTTTTGCAGACTGCTGTGATTCTTGTTCGTCTCTAGAGAACATCAGAATCTCTAGGTTGGTAACCGTGGCATACTTTGGATGGTCTTTGTTATCAGGGTCCACGAAGTGTTCGATCTCTGCTAGCGTGAATTCACGAACTCTTAAAAGACCCTGCCTAGGAGATATCTGAAAAACGAGAAATATTGTCAATTTCATTCAAGATAACCCGATGACAAGGGTCAGGGTAAAGATGAATAAGATGAACTATACgattttttttgaagaaagCACATAACCTCATTTCTGAAAGCCTGGCCAATTTGAAAAGCAGCAAATGGAAGCTTGTTTCGCTTGTAATAGTATAAATAATTGAAGTTCACGAATATGCCTTGTGCTGTTTCAGGACGCATGTACCTAGACCATATCAAATCAATAGAGTAGCCAGACATAAAAACATACTATATGCAAAAAAACTAGCGGTGACACTTTTGATCCATTACTTGCAAGCTAGTTAATTTGGGTATTGTCTAAAGGGTCAAATTAGACtacaatatatgtataggtCAAGGGTCAAACAAGTCGAAAGGGCCCAAAGTCTATttcaatgcatacaacctcctaGATTGTTTTATTGAAAGATTAGATTAAATTCCGTTGTAATAATACTGTTTTTAA includes the following:
- the LOC122585130 gene encoding glycine--tRNA ligase, mitochondrial 1-like, whose amino-acid sequence is MGKTVKSSNNGDGLRQAVNNALERHLFNIPSFKIYGGAAGLYDYGPPGATLLDNVLSLWRQHFVLEENMLQVKCPSVTPEIVLKASGHVDKFTDLKVEDMKTGKSYRADHLLKDYCEDTLKKDRSIISDEKAAELNKICAVLDDLSADQLGAMIKKYEIMAPETKNSLSDPVEFNLMFKTSIGPSSETIGYMRPETAQGIFVNFNYLYYYKRNKLPFAAFQIGQAFRNEISPRQGLLRVREFTLAEIEHFVDPDNKDHPKYATVTNLEILMFSRDEQESQQSAKRLCLGEAVSKGIVNNQTLAYFIGRVYLFLTRLGIDEERLRFRQHLSNEMAHYAEDCWDAEIKCSYGWIECVGIADRSTYDLRVHSDKSGIALVAREKFAEPKEVEKLTITPVKKELGLAFKGNQKMVLEALETMNEHEAMAMKAALESKGEVEFQVSTLQKTVTIKKNMVSITKEIKKEHHRVFTPSVIEPSFGIGRIIYCLFEHCFYTRPSKDGYELLNVFRFPPLVAPIKCSVFPLVQNQKYEEVAEQISTSLTAAGIFNEKDTTGTSIGKKYARADELGVPFAITVDSTSSVTIRERDSKDQIRLNVEEVVAVVTDVSQGQSTWADILKKYPESFRPWRRLKTQIYGRPTLSLAVLTGLLVIEHCYLLQKLKTRN